The genomic interval GCACCGTCTACCGGGCCGACAGAACAGCTGACTCGGCTGTACAAAGGCGGAGCAGGCAGCCATCCAGAGGCTGATTAAAACAGCGGGAAGGATCATTGGAGTAGAGCTGCCCGACATcttgtccatctcctcctcccgttgCCTGCAGCGCTCTAAACGCATCCTCACAGACCCTTCTCATCCTGCCCATCATCTGTTCCTGTTACTCCCGTCAGGGAAAAGGTTCAGATCAAAAAAGGCACGCACCTCCAGGATGGCAAAGAGCTTCTATCCCTGTGCAATAAGGCTCCTCAACAGCTTGACCAccccactccccaccccccttcatctccccccaaccccggcccagccctccctgccccccatgGACTGCACTCTAATACTTGATGCACCTTAACATGGAGATATGGAGATATATtgctttcattatttttattattattttatgaatgatatttatgaatctatttattaattgttatttattattatttagctgtgtaagtctggttgcctctactgtctcgttgtctttatggcaatgacaaataaagtactTTGAACTTTACTTTGAACTTTTGAATCTGGTGCTACAACACTGATCATATTTACTGTATGAGAAACTAACACTAGGGCTAGACGTACTGCCACAGAAGCAGTATAGGGCTAGACGTACTGCCACAGAAGCAGTATAGGGCAGACTGGCTACCACAGAAGCAGTCTGTCTGACACTAGGGCAGACAGGCTACCACAGAAGCAGTCTGTCTGACACTAGGGCAGACAGGCTGCCACAGAAGCAGTATAGGGCTAGACGTACTGCCTCAGAAGCAGTATAGGGCAGACTGGCTACCACAGAAGCAGTCTGTCTGACACTAGGGCAGACAGGCTACCACAGAAGCAGTCTGTCTGACACTAGGGCAGACAGGCTGCCACAGAAGCAGTATGTCTGACACTAGGGCAGACAGGCTGCCACAGAAGCAGTCCTGTATCCTCTATTCGTGGTCATCCTGGTACTTCCAGATTGCTATCTCTCCGTTGTCACTACAGGTCGCCAGGACGCCGGCCTCCTTGGGGTTCCACGCCACGCAGTTCACGTCCTGGCTGTGGGCTTTGCTGACGTGAGCCGCCAGGGAGAACACGGGCTGTTCGGGGTCCGCGGTCGAGTCCTCTTTAAACACGCGGACTCCGTCATCACCGCAGGCCGTCACCAGAGCACCGGTTAAACGACACCTAGACACAAGGAGCGTTTGTTTTTAAAGATTAGTTTACCACGTTATGGTCATGAAGTAACGTTCAAACTCGAGATGCATCTCTGTGCTCCAGAGAGGCAGATTAAACTGTTTCAGCTAACTGCCCCGAATCTTTTTGCCATCCTAAATCATCGATTGATCTATTGAGGAATGGATAGAGGGTGCTGCTTACCAAGCAATATCGTACACTGACCGCTCATGGAAGCCTGACagagtgcacacacacttccaagTCATGTCTCCtgtacaaaacacaacacatggaAATTAAAAGTTAATACAAGCTCCATCAAAACGCCTCAAGAGTCATCTGCCACCTTGGAGCATATGAGCAACATACCCGGTCCCTCTATGTTCTGACACTTCCAGATCTTCACGGTCCGGTCGTCGCTACATGACGCCATCCTCTGTCCGcttgggtcaaaggtcaaactcCAGACGGTGGACGTGTGTCCCTCCAAGGTAGCCTTGCACTCCCAGTCATCGTCCTCTTCCTTGTAAACACATATGTTGTTGTCGTAGCTGGCTGAAGCCAGAAGctgtggagagagcgagagagagaacgcgagAGCAGAAAATTAGGATGCTTGTCTTTAGACAATGATTGACAGGCAAAGGAGATTGATCCGTTCGTGGTTGTTGACCCACCTCAAGTGTCGGGTGCCAGACCACGAGTTTGACATCTTGTGTGTGCGAGTTTatcacagtcacacactcatactcgTCCTCCTCGTCAACTGTAAGAGACAATGGGTAATACTACTTTGAAATCTGCAGCGATGCAACTTATTTAAAAaagatgcacatgtgtgtgatgGCACTGACCTTCCCAAACCCAGACACTCTTGTCTCGGCTACATGTGGCCAGTAGATTTCCTGAAGGTGCCCATGTCACACACTTGACTTCGTTTTCATGCCCTTCTAAAGTCGTCAAACACTGTCGGGACAATAAAACCACTATGAGAGACCAtgaacacaaacagatacagtaTTTTGAGCTGATTAGACGTGCATTATCCATTTACAAACCATGTCGATGGAAAATAGGAAAATAGGCGTCTACATTTATTCTGACCTCAAAATCatcattcttcttcttccagATGCATGTGGTTGCATCGAAGCTGGCCGAGGCGAGATAGGTCCCGCATGGAGACCAGGCGACCCTCCTCACGGTGCGCTGGTGCCCATCCTGAAGCACACTCAAGCACTTCCAGGAGTCGCCTtacacaacacatcaacatgcAATACGTTATAAAGCATGCCACTGATGTTCGATGCAGCCGACCATTGactattatttttcatttagacTCTCC from Gadus morhua chromosome 11, gadMor3.0, whole genome shotgun sequence carries:
- the ciao1 gene encoding putative cytosolic iron-sulfur protein assembly protein ciao1 yields the protein MKDALVLVERFTAHPDSRCWHVAWNPTATLMASCGGDRAIRIWGKEGDSWKCLSVLQDGHQRTVRRVAWSPCGTYLASASFDATTCIWKKKNDDFECLTTLEGHENEVKCVTWAPSGNLLATCSRDKSVWVWEVDEEDEYECVTVINSHTQDVKLVVWHPTLELLASASYDNNICVYKEEDDDWECKATLEGHTSTVWSLTFDPSGQRMASCSDDRTVKIWKCQNIEGPGDMTWKCVCTLSGFHERSVYDIAWCRLTGALVTACGDDGVRVFKEDSTADPEQPVFSLAAHVSKAHSQDVNCVAWNPKEAGVLATCSDNGEIAIWKYQDDHE